The genomic region tgttATCGATGTATATTGACATTGTACAGAAGTAAATCTTAGCGGTTCTTCAAAAATATTCCTaaggaaatttattctttCCGCATAAGCTGTCGAAGCACAAATTTCTCTCCCATAAAGGAAAGGAGAAACgtgattttgtttctttagtacaatttttattaaaaatgttatttaacgGTTGTTTTTTGCAAGGActttattatatgttttttcttttctcttttttctcttttctttttttgttctcttttttcttttctctttttttttgtttcttttcttttcttttcttttcttttcttttcttttcttttattaaaatcgtaTATACAAAGTGAAAGTGAAAAAAGGATGAGATAGATTCAATTTTCctagttatttattaattcttgcTGCGAGatcttctttctcattatgTATACTCGTTGTCATTTATAGGTTTATCACGACGTCCAAATATTCATGTTCTCTATCGTTAATGTCAAGTTAGCAAGGCTAATAATTctaatcttttctttctcgttagaaaaaattataaatctttGCACTTGTTAACTGTAATAACAAAAAGATTTTctgtattagtttttctttttttttcaaatgacTGACAGTTCGAACGCTGTAATATATGAAAGAAGATATAAACGAAACGTAAGAAATCGAAGTTTTACCTCGCGTTGTAATGGTGTACAGGTTTGCGATAAAGTTCAAAAGCGCTTCCTCTCTGTTCCCTGCTTCCAGCGAGATCTAGTCCACTCGGTTCTCGATTATGTCCTGGACTCGTTGGGAAACTTTGTCCAGGTGCATTGTGTCCATTGTTGACCACGTACCCGTTGTGATTAACGCTGTTTCTATTATGCGAAAGACCGAGGCTTAACTGACTGGCGCTATTGCTATGACTGTGAGTCGACATTGGCGGGCTACAATGCGCATGCGTATGACTCAAACTGTGATTGTGCGCAGGCGTAGATAGGTGACTTAAATTGTGGTGTGAATTTCCGAGATTCGAATCATGTCGATTTGGTGGTGGTATGTTGTAATAGTACTGTCCACTATTTCGTTGGACATTATTGATACCTTCTACctaaaatcaaaatttcttattttaatggtttttccttatttttatatagaagaGAATAGcctttcgtaaaaatatttcacttacATGAGAAGTAGCAATGGAATAACTCTTTGAATGTTGATGAGTATTATTTACTTCGTTCCCATTATTTTCCGTTTGAGTCAAATTCGTTTGTGGTGGCCTATAGTTTTTTGGTTTCGGAGGTGGTATTGGCTTGTACGATCCTCCAGGTTTATTTTGCGGTAACGTTATCGACTTGTAATCGGTCGTGCGGCTACAATATACGAAGCAAAATGTTCTAGCGTACAGGGGTGTGATAGGTAgtggataaataataataaagatcaggaaaaacaaaaataagatATCTCTAGggcgagaaataaaataatctataaaataaaagctaggaattcgatataaaacaaacgacgaataataatgattaaaattattgggATGTCCGTGTATCTAACTATATCTATGAAATATAGGATAATAAAAcgtagaacgaaatggattcAGACTAGCGTATCTCGACTAGAAATATAGATTCTACAGGCTCTCCTCAACGGTCGAGGTTTTCGTGCCATCATTCTAGAATGCAAAGACGAACGGTAAACAGCTATACCAGCTTAAGAATTCCAATATTTTCGCGTATGAGCTTTTCTCTGTAGAATTACGAACTATGCGTTTAATCAAATCTTCATGCCACCTATAATAAGAACATACCTATATTTGGCATAATCGGTTCGTGGTTGGGAATCATGATTTGGAATTGGTTGCGCGGTTGATCGAGTAAATCTGTAAGGATCGTGCGGCCTTGCCGGTCCACCGCTGCTTTTTAAGTCGTCTGGCACATTGGGACCCAATCGACCGGTTGATGTACTCAAACCCGCTACTCCGTAACTGGTATTTCCATTTGTATTGTTATAGGAATCATAAGAAGACATGCTATCGTAGCTTCCCTATGAACACGTAgtaaaacattaaataaaatcagcgcaataatttttactaaattatcGTTTAACGATAAACCAACGTGGCTGGCTGTCCATCGATGATATAACGACATTAAGCGATCCTTACCGCTTTTGGTTGGGCTCTTTCAAGCGACGACGTGGCATTAGCTTTATGAGGCGTTGCGTTTATATAATTTGCAACGTCCAATACCGAGTCTGTCTTATTCAGCAACCGTTCTTGCGCGGACCTGCCGATAGCGTTTCTTTGCTGTTGACTACTCGGTTTCGCGTTACGATCCACTCTTGGCGGTAAATCGGGCGGACTATGATGAGAAGAAGATCGTGGCTCGAACGAACCACCTAAATATTCCGGTGAACCCGATTGATTGCTAACTTGCCCTGATAATGAAAATCCGTATTTTCCATCTCCCATTCCCCCTTGTGATCTTCTTTTTGGTTGTTCGAAGGATTGCTAGAGAAAGATAGATAGAGTGTTTGAGATTTTATTTACGACGATCGAAATATCTAGTATCGTATCTATagcgtaaaattataaattcattgaTTCGTAAAGAACGTATACTCGATTCAGGGTTATTCAATCTTttcgatatattataaaagtaatgGTTATTTGATCgatgtaattgaatttttcaccTGGTAAGTGGTGGAATACGGAGGAGGTGCAGCAATGTCGTCTTGCGTAGCGATGCTTGGATCAGAGCTGCTTTTCAATCTAGACGGTGCACCCAAAGCACCCGGCAAAGCTGGTGCCGGACTAAGTTCCAAGTCGCTCTCCGGAGAGGAAGCATAGGAGAGGCGAGAAGTCATCGGGAATAGGAAGTCATCCGAGAGTGCCTCTTCCGGCTATCATCGCAGGACACAGAGGACAACACGTTACAGAGGTTTATGCTCTATTCAACCCTTTCAGACCTTTATTACGCTTATTACAATATCATGAAGCATCGATCCAAGACATCGTCGTCGAACAAAGAATCGTTCGGTTCGTTAAAACGATTAGTTTAGACGAAATTAACTATAAACTGTAAACAAAGTAAAAGTATCGTATCGCGGCAATGATGTCTGAAAGGGTTAAAATACAAACGGAAAACAAATACTTGCCATTCGGTTAAGCTTAATTTCTGAAATTCAGTCAAGGTATTTTGAAGATTACAGAGCAAATTGGAATTGAATCGATTTACGCGTAAATATGAAATCAAATGTTTCCAATTAAAAACTATTTcaatcgttttttttttttttagtctgTCCGAGGACAATGAAATGTTCGATAATTACTCAGCTTAGAAGGACTCTAACAACGTGACAAAGTCAAGACAAAATATTAACATGAAACATTCTGTTAGTTTTGCAAGATGCAGGATGAATGGTGACAAAAAAATTCCTATAAAAcggttttaattatatatttcaatgtattatacgtatatatgtttatttattcgaCAATATACTCTTAATTCTTGCTTTAAATTGCATTTCCAATCATGCAACTTGAAATTTCCAGAGGATCCTTCCGActattttttgataaaaagttttttttttttttttttttttttttttaatataattagttCGTACTTTAAGTTCTTTAAGCATTTAAATTCGTACAcactcgttttttttttttttattagaaaaacaaaattatttcagtACTGTTCGTATAGTTTCTTTCAAAAGGTGGTTACATTACATTTCATATGTAAcatgtatatttcatttcgtcaataataaaaataaagtaaggAGTTTTCAGAGTTACATTGATTATATCGTTCGACGAAACTATGAACGAAACTCGTTCATTCGTCGTAGCGTCGCAATTTAGATACGCGTGTTTCGTAAGCaaagtagaaaattagaaaatattctttcttccATTCTGACTAGCTTCCAAATACATAGTTAGAAAAGTTTCgataatatactatttcgtttgAACTTACAATGATTTCCGCTAAAGCTACGAACATTCAGCCATGCAAATTAAATCGAACATAAGATACAAGGTGCCTCGAATATCTTAACGATATAACAACGCCAACACGTCATCTATAATATAGaactgtattaaaaaaaatctttcaTCGATTATGATAGTaaattcgatatatttaaatatattttaattgcatttGACGTGCAaaactaaattttttatttagaaatttgaaagaagTTCAAGATTTTTGTTGTtaatacgtaaaataaaatatttcgaacgtCGAAGAGTAAGTAGTAACGTAGACGATTCTTTCGAAGGCGATAATCAAGACACCTAACTGGGAAAAGCGGGATTCAAATATAGCCGAAAAATTGCTCACGGACAACATCAGAAGTTAAAGACGGATAAGAAGGTAATGAAAATAACTTGTCCGTGCGATACGTGTCATTTTCGTTTACGTCGTGATATATGGTTTCCTTGAAAATCGGGGGTacaggaggaggaggaggaggtaATTCGCGAGGGTTAGCGGACGAATAACACGGCTCCCACCACGTCATGTGTCGACCATACGACGgctataataaattattataaaataacttcACCAACGGAATTCCATTCGCTCTCATCGGTAGGGATGATTTCGTCGTTCGTACGatcttgaaatttaaatatcccTATATTACTTTTATGAGAAACAAGGATTCTATCCGATCTATCATCTATTGACGTAAAAATTagattacaaattaaaatgaGTAATTTGAGAGAAAATCACTTTAATCGGTCttgattgttttaattagttGCGTAAAACCAGGCCGTGCTATTTGTTGTATCGAgcaaagagaagagagagagagagagagagagagagagagaaagaaaaagaaaaagaaaaaaaaaagaaaagaaagaaacgttaGGTAACGTAAAAACGTTCTTACCTTGGTTTGACTCATCCAAAGTAGTCCTTGTTGTTGTCGATCGATCAGTTCTCTTAATTTTCGATACCAAGCTTCCGGCGTTGTTAATGTAATCACCGCGCTGAATATATGACCCcaaattttatctaatttttgACATTGCTCCAGAAGCTTTTTACTACTTTTATGCGCCGATCTGAAATCAAAATTCGAGATTGTCTAATTACGTGCGTGAAAAACAtgcgatatataatatatatatatatacgcgtGTATGAAAAACAACATCGATATATTCGTTCGATAGATATACTTACTTAGGAATTCCGGCACGCATCTCCTTGataatttgtttcgtttcgGCTTTCAGAAAAATGACTATAGGATAGAATTGCGCGTAATTCAATCGATCCACTGCGTTCGGAGTGATGTCCAATAAAGCATGCTTTCCTCGATCCATCACTTCTCTGATAGCACTAAGTCGAATGATACCCGATGACTTTGTATTCTTTCCAACGTTATCGTCTAACTGATTTTCCATTTCTACGAACGAACAACTAACGTTTAGCCTACTTTTCGATTAATTTGAACGCGAATTAGAAAAACGTCGTTACTCACGCGGAGACGTGAATTTATCAGGAAAGTCTTTCAACAACTTTTCTCTGGCTAGGTCAGCAACAGGACCGAATAATACTACAGGTCTCACGAATCCTGGGTGCCTTAAGATCACTCTTTCGTACGCTGGGAATTTGCTAACACTGTCTGAAAATACCACGTCGTCCCAATGATCCTGAAAATGATAAACAATGTTAAACAAATGACAAAGAAGGAGTTTTATATCAAgtagataaaaagaaacatactCTGCCAAGAGATTTAGAACGTCTATGACTGCTTCGTCTTCTCCTAAAGAAACTACCTCTGCTTTCACTGGCACTCATTTCCTTCTTCGTTGCATTGAATTGCGCCGTTGCTAGTTCTTCGGCTCGTGCTTTATTTGGAATTATACCTTTTTGTACTTCCTGATTGTTCCTACCAATACGGAACACCTGCCACGAACCGACAACACCGTTGTGCAGCGTGTCTACAACGTGAAACACATCTCCGCTACGAAAACTCATTTCACCTTTTTGCGGTTGTTCGTAATGGAAATGAGTTCTGCAATATGATACGAGATTTCTCGTTAAATATACATCTTTAAATGTATAtcgatttaaatatatacatatatatatatgatattagttatttaaaattctatttaaattttaatcagcACGTACTTTATGTGAAAAGAATCACCCTTTCCAGATGCTACTACTTGATCGTACTCCTGTCGTCGGTGTTGAACGATCAAGTCAATTTGTTCTTGGAGGCTAAGTAAGAAAAGGACAGCCTCCTCTCTTGTTACTCCTTTCATGTCCATATCGTTTATCTATGACAACATAAACGATACGCGTTGTACGTGCTTTCATACACAATAATCATCAATTTtgtttatctttaaacgagatcgataaaacgttttacttttaaaattttatcaccGGGTTGTAAACCCTGAAGAGACGCCGGGCTTCCTGCTTGAACGGCTGTCACGAAAACACCAGTTTCGTTTCCGCCGCTTAATCTAACGCCCACCGATCCCTCTTTTTGGAAAGTAATGAATCGAGGATCGGGcctaaaaattaatcgatattaATTATGCGATAAATCTTTCATAATAATCGATGGTAATGATAATAAAGGATAAATCTTACATTGGAAGCTTATTCCTAGATAAATCCTCATCGTACAATTGTCTCCTTGTGCTATAATAATCTAAAAGGGAATATCCACTTCCGATTGATcgacgtttcaatttttaattaatttaataattaatttaattcgcgTATAAGTATTtcgaaataaacaaaatacgtTTTACCATTCTTTCTTTAACTCTGACAAAACTTCGTAACATTGTCCGTTTTACCAGATGTTTTGTTTCACgtatttttgaaaatcatAAATAGAGTTCTACGGAAATCAATCATACCTTCTGGTCTAGGGGGCGGCGGCCTGGGAGGGTCTACCGTAGGTGTTGCGGGAAGATCTAATTGACTGAGAGATACATCCATCAATGGCCCTCTTGCACGACCTCTAGGAACAAGATTGCTCTTGTCCTCTATCGGTTGCCTGGTCGGAGGTGGAACGTACAAGTTCTGGCTACTGTAACTCGTCGTCCCAGAAAGATATTCGCCAGTTTCGCTCTTTGCCTGCTGTTGAACGTGACAGCAGGAGCTGTCTCGAGTCACCACGATCGACAATCTATCTTTGCATTGATCCATCAATTTCTTAGCTTCCTTTAAGCTCATGTTATCCGTAGCCACGCTGCCGATTCGCGTTAAAACGTCTCCCGGTTTTACCCCAGTGTTATCTCGAGTTACTTCTTTCACGTAAAGACGACAACCAAGAACAATTCCGAAATCTgtagagaaatatatttagatcGATCGATAAACGAAAGTTTATAGAAAaggtaattaaatttaattctcaAATTCCAAACGTCGATTATAATATCTTggaatttaagaaaatttcaatttagtcACCAGTGTGTGTCTTTGGATCGTTCTTATTCGAGGATATTAtggatagaagaaaaaaatgttttatctaccatcttttttattatttctcgtTAAAGTCAACCGATGACTCTGAAGAGTGGAATTTCCTATACTTCCAGAAGTATTCGACGAAGCTCTACGCTTAACAACTAAAAGAACCGTCGATCCGGAATCCCTGAGAACACGAATCGCTGCTCCATAATCGGCGCCCTCTAACGATATTCCATTGGCAGATATTATGCGATCGTTTACTctagaaaatgataatttcgCCTATTGgcattacaataaatatttctaatttctaatttctgtTTATCGCTGTCTGGTAAAAGTCGATCGATTTTCAATCACAAtcttatataaatatcgatgtattattcaatattttagatatcaGACTACTaaaatacacacacacacacacacacacacacacacacacgcaaaATCTCCATGAATATTCTTACTGCAATTTTCCTTCGGCCGGTCCAGCTTTCAAGACATCAGAAATCGCGATAGCAGGATCGCCATTAGTGAAATGGGGATTATCCCGACCACCAGAAACGGCAATACCGAATCCGTAACCCGGAACTCTGGTAACAGTAACATGATGAACCTCCCATCCTCTGTCGCCGttctgaaaaattttcgtataaaaataagttaGAAAAAACTCGGTGTATTTTAACGTACAATGAGAAACTCGTTATCGTGCCTTTATATCTTGTTCGTTTTACGATAACGAATTGTACGTTGTTTCGAGAATACCATAGACACATCGAGGAAGaatctttccctttttttctttctttctttcgctctTCCGCCCTCCCCACCCtataaaatttcgataaatttaattgcTCGTGAACAGATAGCAagaaatcgaaaaaaaaaaaaaaaaagaaaaaaagaaaaagaaaaagaaagaaacaaacagAGTAAGTACATAATTGGATGGAAATTCTAGGGGTTCGCGTTAACAAGATTCTTCGTCTACTTAACACACATTTAACTCGAACCAAATCCAGAATCACGTTTTATCTCGAATTCATAACGTGGCTCGGTGTAACAAAACCCAGGTTTtacataaattgtaattttcaatttaattttcaagaaaattttcttttaaaacacatttgtataaaaatccttGTGTTTATCgtagaatttttgttaataataataattataatggcaagaaatattttcaaatttttttatttatctctcTAAAACAAAGACaatgatatttttgaaacgCTCTCGTTTATTCGTACATGATCGTTAATTCGCACCTGTGCATCGGTTCCAACGGAAGTATTGTGAAGAATACCGTGCGTCGTCGAAGACGAATTTGGGGGATTAGCCGAATTTCCGACACTCACGTTGCTATCGTTTCTATCCATTCTGGTACCCTGAGAAACTTCGTCTCGAAAATTCGCCGTCTTTCCGTTTAACACCTCCGAACAACCATCTTGACTACACGCGCATTCTTTCTTATCCATATACTCTTTCTTTAAGCTAAAGCTGCATCATTGTTCTACGAaactttttatcaaaaatgttTACGTGCCTAAACTCGCCTCAATTTGAACACTCTTTatcatcgttttttttttaacttaattCCCTTATCCGTGCAACAATGAAAATCAATATACATGTTGcatttagtaaataaattgtttcagCCGAGAAAATTGCACTTGAAAATGttcattttagaaaattttcttcttaaagATTCGATGAAACTTTTCCAATTGCCTCTCCGTcttttttcgtaaaatttacCTTATGGAAAAATTCCTCCCACAGATTTCGTAACGACTAAATTTTCCTAAAAACTTATTTTTGGATTCTGTCGTTGTAGAAATCTATTTTCATTTGATCTTAAATCTCTTAATTTTTTTCCCTTCTACCAATTTgaactttatttttaaaaagttggTCATAAATTAATTAGCATTTCTAGTTAGCTACACGAATGACGGGGGGGTATGCGTCTTCTCGGAGGAATTTTCCGACGCATAGGCGTCCCAACTGTCGCAAACAGTGGCGTGAAAACAGCCAATCCCACGTGCATCCCAGATATATCCAACGTggctctctttttctttccctcttaTCCTACGAGATATTCTCTCTCTGCTCTATTGTACGAGTATTCCGCGATATTATTCTACGCTCTATACCATAGGATCGCACGACCTCATTTCCAATAAAAGAGTTTCCCCGATCGGCGTTGCGTACCGTACACGATGAGCGCAACACGCGGACAATTCAAAGCAACGCGTAGTTATGGAATTCCATTTTCCTTTCGGGCGATCAGACCTTCACTTTCCTCGTCGTTCTAATTCCATATTTTACACACCAGCGTTTCTTCGTTGATCTTGAACGTTTCGTCTCGACCAACCGAATTCGATCTCAACGACTAATCGtctcttctcctttctttcttttttgtttcatacGGTCCCAAATTGTTTTCTCATACGttcaacgatatacgtttctATCGTTTCAGAATATTCTTCATATTCGATGCTTGTTTTATAGCGTTCGAAGATTTTGCTATTTGGTCTCGTGTTaacgatgaaattttttctttccgcATAAATTAACTACGTTTCTCTTTTGATTTTGGTTTCactgaaaattttcttctttagaAGAGGTTAGAATCGCAAGATTTCCTTCTTAATATCTCTCGATATTTTCATTGGAAACGCGTATTCCGTTCTCTCTTCGGCGAATTTCATCGGCGATCTTTCATAAAAATCGCACAAAGGGACTTCTAATCTATTTACTTAGCTTTTTCGCACGTTTGCTGACTGCACTGCGAGTCTATATCTTTCACCAGTGTCCATTATCTTCTATCGCACAACgctgtaaatttataaaattcatacaTAAAACAACGGAACACGCGCATTTCGcattagaaattttagaaacaaaatttgttaTCGTCGACTTTCATTCCCTCTCGTTTCtctcaatttttaatttcgtcgaaaaaaaaaaaaaaaaaaaaacttctcATTAAAAATAGGAGCTACAGTATAATAGGatgatttaattaactttACCTATGTTCTTGTATTATTCTAGATTTACTTTTagtttcaatttataaataatatacgttaaacttttaatcaaagatatattttatcgtaaattatcatattttttcatgGAAATATCAAATTGCTTAGAGATTcgtaaaaaacgaaaatatcaAGGTTGTGTCGAACACCACTTGTTGCTTGGAAAAACGAGGAACAAGGTTGGAAGATTCTATCTATATCGAAGGAGTTCCGGTGCTTCCACTACCATCGAAACTTCCATTTTCCAAACTCGATTTACAAAGGAGGAGTTCGAACTGCTATAAACGTACAGACTCTTGGCAAACGAGAACCTTCGAGGGAAAAGGTATGTTGTTGCATTCGAAAAATCAGTACCACGTTGTCAGCGGAGAACGAATTCCAATCATCCGAGTCACCCTCGGCCAATGAAAAGAACCACTCTATGAgaaaaaattttcagaaaGCAAGGAAGCACCGCAACTTCCGCATCGTTCGCTCCACCAGTAATGTTTTATTAGAGATTCGCTCGACGAGATTTCTCAAACCGCTATAAACATTCGTCTACTCTTTAATCAACATTGACTTGCTACAACTTACCGTTCCATCGATTATCTATATTTGAGAATCGAAGAAAGATTCGTTTCAGAGTGTTGTAGAAAAATTAGCcgaataattgtttaaaattatcgaattattaaattaaagtaattatcggataaagtaaataagaaacgagaaacgagTTGCATTAGAAAATAAACTTTACGTTTTATAGTTAATATTCTCTTATTTCACTAGAAAAGTTTTGCGGTACGGAAACCTCGTGAGataatctataatatatatatatattttgataatagAGAATACAACGAAacaaatgatataaataaataatgtaggAGAAACGAAACTGAGAAACTCTAGAAATCTGTTTTTGCGTCAGACAATAAGATAAGAATGTTTCGGAACGATTTTCGGGACAGAAATGAAACAAACCGTAACATTCGGTGTGAGAAAGATCCGAAATAAAACATCTCACGATTCTAGCCGGACGAATCGCTGTCCGAACCGGCGAAAAAGGGAAGCTCGGAAATCCCACGGTGTGTTTTAAGACCAGAAAATCCAAGATCCACCTATCTGTACTTGAAATCGCAGCGGCACAATTTTCGTTACATATCCAGCGATGTTCCACGCACAGAATGTACACTTAAAAGCTTCACCAGCAACACTCGCACGATCACCGAGTTCACTTCAGACCACTCGAAACGGAGACGAAAGTCGGCGGTATATACACGAGCAAAAGTTGTAGCAGCTTAGCGCGGCCGTACGCATATCGGGAAGTCGAGAAATTCTTGGGCCGAAGATCGGCTCGTATAGTTTGGAGCGTGGCTTGGCTAAAGCAGGCGGCAGGTCGACGCAAATCGGATGAGAAACGGGCTTGGCGGCCTGCGGGGAAGAGTACGAAGCCTGCTTGAGTGAACGTGTCGCGGACAGTGGGAAATGGTAGGGGCACCACGGACCTACGCTAGAGGACCCGGAGAATAGTAGGGAGCGCACAGCATGCGCGTGCCTGCGCACCGGTTTTCGGCTTCGCTAGTGATGGGCCCGATCTCGAGGCATCAACGTGTATCCAGTATTTGGATTTAtccttttaataataaacatagatcatgcattttttcttttttttcttttttttttcttttttttcttttttttttttagcatataatttaaaacgtaagacctcggtagaaaattgtttcatctACCAATTATCATAGAAAGCATTGTACTTTGAATATTCTATGTGCTTTTTCATTTTAGTGTATTTCTAAGAAAGACAGGTGTATCtgtaaaaaaaacaaaaaacgtcgAGTTTCGTTCCCACCCTAACCTTAATTCAAATTCTTCAGACTAGAGGTTTTCAAGTACAAACAATACACAATgtcttaatattttgtattatacatGATCTTTTAGTAGCGAACTGTTAACAAACATTCAATTTGCTAGAAACATCGTAAAG from Bombus fervidus isolate BK054 chromosome 11, iyBomFerv1, whole genome shotgun sequence harbors:
- the Pyd gene encoding zonula occludens-like protein polychaetoid isoform X2, producing MRIFSKLFHHGKKKKKRHDLKKSTQRRRNYLPQDNFLLAGNQHGRDRRRRKNGDRGWEVHHVTVTRVPGYGFGIAVSGGRDNPHFTNGDPAIAISDVLKAGPAEGKLQVNDRIISANGISLEGADYGAAIRVLRDSGSTVLLVVKRRASSNTSGSIGNSTLQSHRLTLTRNNKKDDFGIVLGCRLYVKEVTRDNTGVKPGDVLTRIGSVATDNMSLKEAKKLMDQCKDRLSIVVTRDSSCCHVQQQAKSETGEYLSGTTSYSSQNLYVPPPTRQPIEDKSNLVPRGRARGPLMDVSLSQLDLPATPTVDPPRPPPPRPEDYYSTRRQLYDEDLSRNKLPMPDPRFITFQKEGSVGVRLSGGNETGVFVTAVQAGSPASLQGLQPGDKILKINDMDMKGVTREEAVLFLLSLQEQIDLIVQHRRQEYDQVVASGKGDSFHIKTHFHYEQPQKGEMSFRSGDVFHVVDTLHNGVVGSWQVFRIGRNNQEVQKGIIPNKARAEELATAQFNATKKEMSASESRGSFFRRRRSSHRRSKSLGRDHWDDVVFSDSVSKFPAYERVILRHPGFVRPVVLFGPVADLAREKLLKDFPDKFTSPQMENQLDDNVGKNTKSSGIIRLSAIREVMDRGKHALLDITPNAVDRLNYAQFYPIVIFLKAETKQIIKEMRAGIPKSAHKSSKKLLEQCQKLDKIWGHIFSAVITLTTPEAWYRKLRELIDRQQQGLLWMSQTKPEEALSDDFLFPMTSRLSYASSPESDLELSPAPALPGALGAPSRLKSSSDPSIATQDDIAAPPPYSTTYQQSFEQPKRRSQGGMGDGKYGFSLSGQVSNQSGSPEYLGGSFEPRSSSHHSPPDLPPRVDRNAKPSSQQQRNAIGRSAQERLLNKTDSVLDVANYINATPHKANATSSLERAQPKAGSYDSMSSYDSYNNTNGNTSYGVAGLSTSTGRLGPNVPDDLKSSGGPARPHDPYRFTRSTAQPIPNHDSQPRTDYAKYSRTTDYKSITLPQNKPGGSYKPIPPPKPKNYRPPQTNLTQTENNGNEVNNTHQHSKSYSIATSHVEGINNVQRNSGQYYYNIPPPNRHDSNLGNSHHNLSHLSTPAHNHSLSHTHAHCSPPMSTHSHSNSASQLSLGLSHNRNSVNHNGYVVNNGHNAPGQSFPTSPGHNREPSGLDLAGSREQRGSAFELYRKPVHHYNAS
- the Pyd gene encoding zonula occludens-like protein polychaetoid isoform X1; the protein is MDKKECACSQDGCSEVLNGKTANFRDEVSQGTRMDRNDSNVSVGNSANPPNSSSTTHGILHNTSVGTDAQNGDRGWEVHHVTVTRVPGYGFGIAVSGGRDNPHFTNGDPAIAISDVLKAGPAEGKLQVNDRIISANGISLEGADYGAAIRVLRDSGSTVLLVVKRRASSNTSGSIGNSTLQSHRLTLTRNNKKDDFGIVLGCRLYVKEVTRDNTGVKPGDVLTRIGSVATDNMSLKEAKKLMDQCKDRLSIVVTRDSSCCHVQQQAKSETGEYLSGTTSYSSQNLYVPPPTRQPIEDKSNLVPRGRARGPLMDVSLSQLDLPATPTVDPPRPPPPRPEDYYSTRRQLYDEDLSRNKLPMPDPRFITFQKEGSVGVRLSGGNETGVFVTAVQAGSPASLQGLQPGDKILKINDMDMKGVTREEAVLFLLSLQEQIDLIVQHRRQEYDQVVASGKGDSFHIKTHFHYEQPQKGEMSFRSGDVFHVVDTLHNGVVGSWQVFRIGRNNQEVQKGIIPNKARAEELATAQFNATKKEMSASESRGSFFRRRRSSHRRSKSLGRDHWDDVVFSDSVSKFPAYERVILRHPGFVRPVVLFGPVADLAREKLLKDFPDKFTSPQMENQLDDNVGKNTKSSGIIRLSAIREVMDRGKHALLDITPNAVDRLNYAQFYPIVIFLKAETKQIIKEMRAGIPKSAHKSSKKLLEQCQKLDKIWGHIFSAVITLTTPEAWYRKLRELIDRQQQGLLWMSQTKPEEALSDDFLFPMTSRLSYASSPESDLELSPAPALPGALGAPSRLKSSSDPSIATQDDIAAPPPYSTTYQQSFEQPKRRSQGGMGDGKYGFSLSGQVSNQSGSPEYLGGSFEPRSSSHHSPPDLPPRVDRNAKPSSQQQRNAIGRSAQERLLNKTDSVLDVANYINATPHKANATSSLERAQPKAGSYDSMSSYDSYNNTNGNTSYGVAGLSTSTGRLGPNVPDDLKSSGGPARPHDPYRFTRSTAQPIPNHDSQPRTDYAKYSRTTDYKSITLPQNKPGGSYKPIPPPKPKNYRPPQTNLTQTENNGNEVNNTHQHSKSYSIATSHVEGINNVQRNSGQYYYNIPPPNRHDSNLGNSHHNLSHLSTPAHNHSLSHTHAHCSPPMSTHSHSNSASQLSLGLSHNRNSVNHNGYVVNNGHNAPGQSFPTSPGHNREPSGLDLAGSREQRGSAFELYRKPVHHYNAS